The genomic window AAGACCAGCTGGTCGCTGTGCTTACCTACCACGTCGTATCGGGCAAGGTAATGGCAGCCGATGTCGTGACCCTCGACAGCGCCACGACGGTGCAGGGCGAGTCCGTGAGCATCTCAGCGAGCGACGCGGTCGTCATGGTGGACGGTGCGACGGTCGTAATGACGGACGTCGAAGCGTCTAACGGCGTTATCCACGTCATCGACACGGTCATTCTCCCCGGTTCTTAATAGCCGTCGAAAATCGCCGCACGCCAGGCAGCGTGCAGGTTCACCTGGCCCACTGTTCGTGGGCTTTTTTTTGCCTGGGATTTACCCATGGTGGTAATGTTGTTCACCGATTGGACGACGAAATGGGCGGCGAAATGGGTGGCGAAAGCGGCGACGAAAGCGGCGACCGTCACTGCCCTGATCGCAACGGGGGCAATAGCCGGTATCCACCGGCAACAGGCAGTATGCGCTACCGCCGGATTGGCTGATTTCTGTGCTTATGGAACACACAGGGAGTTTCTTCATCATGAAAACCACATTGGCTTTGTGCGTACTGCCGCTCCTCTGCGCTTGCAGTAAGCAGCAGGTCTACACAGCCATACAGGACAACCAGCGTTTTGAATGTAGCAAACTGCCGGAGGCACAGGCTGAGAAGTGCATGAGTCAGTTTGACACCAGTTACGAAGAGTATGAAGAAGCCCTCCAAGGCGTAGACCGTGAGCGACGATGAATTCCACGGGTGCCGCGTTACACTTCCCGACAAATCGTGACTCTGACTACACAATCATGCGCCCATCTTTCTTCCCTGCCTTCCCTGCCTTCCCTTTCTTTCCTGGATTCCTTTTTTGCCTTTTATTGACTGGCCTTTGCTTCAGCTCAGTAGCTCTGTCCCAGCCGTCGCTGCAGTTGCCCCTGCGCAGCATTGGCCCGGCAGGTATGAGCGGCCGTATCACCTCCATCGCTGTTAACCCCGGCAACAAAAATATCTGGTACATCGGCTCGGCGTCCGGCGGTCTCTGGAAAACGGTGAACGCCGGTATCACCTTCGATCCTGTTTTTGACCGTCAGCCGGTGCAGTCCATTGGCGCCGTGGCCATCGCCCCCTCGGAACCCGACGTGATTTACGCGGGCACGGGGGAGGGGAATCCCCGGAACTCCCAGTCCAGCGGGAATGGCCTGTATAAAAGCATCGATGGTGGCACCAGTTGGACCCATCTGGGGCTGGAGCAGAGTCGCAATATCCATCGTTTGATTGTGCACCCGGATAACAAGGATATTGTCTGGGCCGGCGTTTTGGGCGATCCCTTTAATCCCAGTGACGTGCGCGGCGTTTACAAATCCGAGGACGGTGGCCTGACCTGGGCCCGGGTCCTGTACAGCAACGACCGCAGCGGCGCGGCGGATCTGATTATGGATCCCAAGAATCCCGACAAGCTTATTGCGACCCTCTGGGAATATCGCCGCAGTCCCTGGGATTCCGCCTCGGGTGGTTCCGGCTCGGGTCTCTATGTAAGCCTGGATGGCGGCGATTCCTGGTCGGAAGTTGAGGAATCTGCGGGGCTGCCGGCAAAGCCCTACGGCAGGATCGGCGTCGCGATTGCGCCTTCTCAAACTGATCGCGTTTATGCGCTCATCGAATCTCAAAAGAACGCGCTCTATCGTTCTGATGATGGCGGTATCTCCTGGACGATGATCAACAGCGAGACCATCGGCAGTCGGCCGTTCTACTTCTCTGAACTGCATGTGGATACACAAAACCCCGATCGGGTGTACAACCTCTACTCCCGTCTTGCACGGTCCGAGAACGGCGGTGAGGCCTTTGAGGTGATCGAGGATTGGGGCAGGGAGGTTCATGCCGATCACCACGCCTTCTGGATCGACCCCGATGATTCAAGTTTCATCATCGACGGTACGGATGGCGGTTTGTACTGGAGTCGTGACCGGGGCGAACACTGGCGCTTCGCAGAGAATTTACCCCTGGGGCAGTTCTATCACATCACCGTTGACGATGAGGTGCCGTACCGGGTTTATGGCGGGCTTCAGGATAACGGCACCTGGTATGGCCCCAGTGAGGTGTGGAGCCGCGCTGGTATTCGCAACAGTTACTGGCGGGAACTGGCTTTTAACGATGGTTTTGATGTGGTGCTGGAGCCGGAACGCGGTCCCTGGGTGTATGCCCTGTGGCAGGGTGGCATGCTGGTGCGCGTCAATCGCGAAACGGGTCAGCGAAAGACCATTATGCCCGTGGATGAAGGCGAGCCCCTGCGCTTCAACTGGAATACCGGGATAGCGGCAGACCCGTTCCAGCCCGGCACCCTGTACATCGGTAGTCAGTTTGTTCACAAGTCCACGGATCGCGGCGCCTCCTGGTCCAGGCTGAGCCCCGACCTGACCACCGATGATCCTGCCAAACAACGACAGCAGGCGTCGGGGGGGCTCTCCATCGATGCTACCGCCGCCGAGAATCACACGAGCATCACGGTGATTGCACCCAGTAAACGGTCGGAGGGTTTGCTCTGGGTGGGCAGCGATGACGGCAAGCTGCATCTTACCCGCGATGGCGGTAAATCCTGGACCGACCTCACGGCAAAGCTGAAGGGGGCGCCGCCCGCGGGCTGGATCAAGCAAATCCTGCCGTCCAGCTATGCGGCGAACGAGGCCTTTGTGGTCATCGACAACCACCTGCAGGGGGATGTGCGGCCCTATCTGTTTTACACCCGGGATTACGGGGCGACCTGGGAGAATCTTCTGGAGAACCAGGCGCTGCCGTCCTACGCGCTCTCCTTTGTGCAGGACCCCGTGGAACCCCGCCTGATGTTCCTGGGCACGGAATACGGTCTTTATGTCTCCCTGGACGGGGGGGGAAGCTGGGAGCAATGGCTGGAGGGTTATCCGTCGGTATCCACCATGGATATGACTATCCAGCGGCGCGAGGGGGATCTGGTTATCGCAAGCTTTGGGCGCAGCATCTGGATTCTCGACGACCTGACGCCCTGGCGAGCCCTGGCGGCAGACCCGACGCTCAGGGACGAACCTTTGCAACTTTTTGCACCGCCTGCCACTTACCAGCCGGTCATTGATCAGGCACCCGGTCAGCGCTTATCACCGGATCATCTTTTTGCGGG from Congregibacter litoralis KT71 includes these protein-coding regions:
- a CDS encoding WD40/YVTN/BNR-like repeat-containing protein, with protein sequence MSGRITSIAVNPGNKNIWYIGSASGGLWKTVNAGITFDPVFDRQPVQSIGAVAIAPSEPDVIYAGTGEGNPRNSQSSGNGLYKSIDGGTSWTHLGLEQSRNIHRLIVHPDNKDIVWAGVLGDPFNPSDVRGVYKSEDGGLTWARVLYSNDRSGAADLIMDPKNPDKLIATLWEYRRSPWDSASGGSGSGLYVSLDGGDSWSEVEESAGLPAKPYGRIGVAIAPSQTDRVYALIESQKNALYRSDDGGISWTMINSETIGSRPFYFSELHVDTQNPDRVYNLYSRLARSENGGEAFEVIEDWGREVHADHHAFWIDPDDSSFIIDGTDGGLYWSRDRGEHWRFAENLPLGQFYHITVDDEVPYRVYGGLQDNGTWYGPSEVWSRAGIRNSYWRELAFNDGFDVVLEPERGPWVYALWQGGMLVRVNRETGQRKTIMPVDEGEPLRFNWNTGIAADPFQPGTLYIGSQFVHKSTDRGASWSRLSPDLTTDDPAKQRQQASGGLSIDATAAENHTSITVIAPSKRSEGLLWVGSDDGKLHLTRDGGKSWTDLTAKLKGAPPAGWIKQILPSSYAANEAFVVIDNHLQGDVRPYLFYTRDYGATWENLLENQALPSYALSFVQDPVEPRLMFLGTEYGLYVSLDGGGSWEQWLEGYPSVSTMDMTIQRREGDLVIASFGRSIWILDDLTPWRALAADPTLRDEPLQLFAPPATYQPVIDQAPGQRLSPDHLFAGDNNAREALISFWVGDPSIKSVSFTVSIEGQLVREWEQPVAQGMNRTSWNLQWAGQAIYGPLMSPVLEQPLAAPGRYQLQMTAGEISQTRDLTLLADPKVSFDAEHYADNLAFRQKIESLQRQSKDVLQVLECMELQLTGMEGKLAPSAVADLQQDIVDVWELIDFRDFQGVISDSDRLSHRLNQAFYYTHSPYEALTSNDRNLGQSLEKQTQRVLEAFSSLVTEAWMPRTGALDLSDAGAAGDRCCIESGDLKHPAVNQSARCKRE